From the Bacillus tuaregi genome, one window contains:
- a CDS encoding TnsD family Tn7-like transposition protein, which produces MMTFFPVPYKDELLYSVLARYHVRSGNVSIKATQKDIYGTDSITAIMDLPSHIYRIMENLPVGHHYTPEYLIANHTLYPFYAAFLPSEHAAKVKESMIGDKGGSIYNRIGLMASSVKFNQYFKFCPKCADEEMYNLGEMYWHRIHQIPGVLVCPEHNTPLYDSQVPVRGYNKHDYRLATPETCKINYPKLNYPDNIMDKAINIAQDIDYLLNNKMENKSLKWFKGQYINRLKELGIANINGRIKQKELLESFVNFYGHRFLKMVQSDIDFNSNSNWLYEMIRRNNKSSHPIRHLLFTHFLGISPSHIFNKKIEYKPFGERPWPCLNSAASHYLKPVINDMELKYGADSKSPIGVFICDCGFVYLRTGPDREEKDRYKITKIKHFGSVWENKLKKLTNQRLSLRETARQLAVDPATVKKYAKKLDLKTYWLKRGGEDQKIVNINEEDSSVEKKESFRREWLNLIKQYPHSSKTELRQLNNRVFTWLYRNDRNWLNRNSPKIKSTVNDNHRVDWEQRDEEIYENVRIAVNDMLTVGKPVRITISSVGSRIGIRPLLEKHLDKLPMTKAYLNDKTESIKDFQIRRLQWAVQELEKDGQDLSLWRIYRKAGIRENFQKDLQEEAIKLIIEKNNLCLWVR; this is translated from the coding sequence ATGATGACCTTCTTTCCAGTACCGTATAAAGATGAACTTTTATATAGCGTTTTGGCGAGATACCACGTTCGTAGTGGAAACGTCAGTATTAAAGCCACACAAAAGGATATATACGGTACGGACAGTATTACAGCAATAATGGACTTGCCTTCTCATATCTATCGTATTATGGAAAACCTTCCTGTTGGCCATCATTATACGCCAGAATACTTAATTGCAAATCATACACTGTATCCATTCTACGCTGCTTTCCTGCCTTCTGAACATGCTGCTAAAGTTAAGGAATCTATGATTGGGGACAAGGGGGGCAGTATTTACAATAGAATTGGTTTGATGGCAAGTTCAGTTAAGTTTAATCAGTACTTTAAATTTTGCCCCAAATGTGCCGATGAGGAGATGTATAATCTTGGAGAAATGTATTGGCATAGAATTCATCAAATACCGGGAGTTCTTGTTTGTCCAGAGCATAACACCCCGCTTTATGATAGCCAAGTCCCTGTTAGGGGTTATAACAAACATGATTATAGATTAGCCACTCCAGAAACTTGCAAAATAAATTACCCTAAGTTAAATTACCCTGACAATATCATGGATAAGGCAATCAATATTGCACAGGATATTGATTATCTGTTAAATAACAAAATGGAAAATAAATCATTAAAGTGGTTTAAAGGACAGTATATCAATAGGCTAAAAGAACTTGGGATTGCAAATATAAACGGTAGGATAAAACAAAAGGAGTTGTTAGAATCATTCGTGAATTTCTATGGTCATAGATTTTTAAAAATGGTTCAATCCGACATTGATTTCAATAGTAATAGTAATTGGCTATATGAAATGATTCGGAGAAACAATAAATCAAGCCATCCTATCAGACATCTTTTATTTACACATTTTTTGGGGATTTCTCCTTCACATATTTTTAATAAAAAAATTGAGTACAAGCCCTTTGGAGAGAGACCATGGCCATGTTTGAATTCTGCTGCTAGCCATTATTTAAAACCTGTGATTAACGATATGGAATTAAAGTATGGTGCAGATAGTAAAAGTCCTATTGGTGTTTTTATATGTGATTGCGGCTTTGTTTACCTCAGAACGGGCCCTGATCGTGAAGAAAAAGACAGATATAAAATAACAAAGATTAAGCATTTTGGCTCTGTATGGGAAAACAAATTAAAGAAACTTACTAATCAAAGACTAAGTTTAAGGGAAACGGCAAGGCAATTGGCTGTAGACCCAGCCACAGTCAAAAAATATGCGAAGAAATTAGATTTGAAAACATACTGGTTAAAAAGAGGTGGGGAAGATCAAAAAATTGTAAATATCAATGAGGAAGATTCTTCTGTTGAGAAGAAAGAAAGTTTCAGAAGAGAATGGCTGAATTTAATAAAACAGTATCCGCACAGCAGTAAAACAGAATTACGCCAACTTAACAATAGAGTGTTTACATGGCTGTACCGAAATGATAGGAACTGGTTGAATCGAAACTCCCCTAAAATAAAATCAACAGTCAACGATAATCATAGGGTTGACTGGGAGCAACGGGACGAGGAAATTTACGAAAATGTAAGAATTGCAGTCAATGATATGTTGACTGTCGGGAAGCCCGTACGTATTACGATAAGTTCAGTAGGTAGTAGAATTGGAATTAGACCATTATTGGAAAAACACCTTGATAAACTACCAATGACAAAAGCGTATTTGAATGACAAAACTGAGAGTATTAAGGATTTTCAAATTAGAAGGTTACAATGGGCAGTACAAGAGTTAGAGAAAGACGGTCAGGATTTATCTTTATGGAGAATATATCGAAAGGCGGGGATTAGGGAAAACTTCCAGAAAGACCTTCAGGAAGAAGCAATAAAATTAATTATTGAGAAGAATAACTTGTGCCTATGGGTTCGTTAA
- a CDS encoding ATP-binding protein, giving the protein MNRVIIPNGCDAVVAEYGEQVIEEYRGNPFIEALPSILSTEEAIEKMAIYAEYNSKARMLDKHYRIHLVQRLFQCFQPLWIHLDLESRISRVIRQGYLARNPFRTGYAQGLQEGHRNINGLQSELSNNSVFRTTAAGFTIIGVSGMGKTTALNRILSLYPQVIVHKDYNGVNFSMYQLVWLKLDCPFDSSLRGLALEFFRKVDDLLGTEYHKKFGLGRKTINDMLVIMSQIARNTGLGVLVIDEIQHLSKAKSGGDQKMLNFFVTLVNTIGVPVILVGTPAGLSILQSEFRQARRGSGQGDMIWDRLKNDQNWDLLINALWGYQWTRKQIPLTDDFKNILYEESQGIIDIAVKLYAMAQIEAIMMEREEIMPETISQVASKHLQLVRPMIQALKSGNISKIAKFEDISTVDVDFLGFMEKERASVDLQMKMEAIKRTQKKKEQEMSISIKEKAILKLIELDFEPTEVQKVVEEITEKEANLDINELVVKTIQGISASTKRNKKRKKEESSVENDIRTLVVECRKENKTAYEGLGNGGFIKSYEYDFGQTG; this is encoded by the coding sequence ATGAATAGAGTCATCATTCCAAATGGTTGTGATGCTGTTGTCGCTGAATACGGGGAACAGGTTATTGAGGAATATAGAGGGAATCCCTTCATTGAAGCACTTCCCTCTATCCTTTCTACAGAGGAAGCCATTGAAAAAATGGCTATATATGCCGAATACAATTCAAAAGCAAGAATGCTAGATAAACATTATCGCATTCATTTGGTACAAAGATTATTCCAATGTTTTCAGCCGTTATGGATACACTTGGATTTGGAAAGTAGAATTTCCAGAGTTATTCGGCAGGGATATTTGGCAAGAAATCCTTTTCGAACCGGATATGCACAGGGCTTGCAGGAAGGGCATCGAAATATCAACGGATTGCAAAGTGAATTAAGCAATAATAGTGTTTTTAGAACAACAGCAGCAGGATTTACGATAATCGGTGTAAGTGGCATGGGAAAAACAACGGCTTTAAATAGGATTTTATCTTTATACCCTCAAGTCATTGTTCATAAAGACTATAATGGAGTAAATTTCAGTATGTATCAACTTGTATGGCTTAAACTTGATTGCCCATTTGATTCTTCCTTGAGAGGACTAGCCTTGGAATTTTTCCGTAAGGTAGACGATTTATTAGGAACAGAGTATCATAAAAAATTTGGCCTAGGTAGAAAAACTATAAATGATATGTTGGTGATTATGTCTCAAATAGCGAGAAACACAGGGCTGGGCGTTTTAGTTATAGACGAGATTCAGCATTTAAGTAAAGCCAAAAGTGGTGGGGATCAGAAGATGCTGAACTTTTTTGTAACACTAGTTAATACAATTGGAGTTCCAGTTATTTTAGTAGGAACACCCGCTGGATTGTCTATTTTGCAAAGCGAATTTAGACAGGCAAGACGGGGAAGTGGTCAAGGGGATATGATTTGGGATAGGTTGAAAAACGACCAAAACTGGGATTTATTGATTAATGCTCTTTGGGGCTATCAATGGACAAGAAAACAGATTCCTTTAACGGATGATTTTAAAAATATCCTGTATGAGGAAAGCCAAGGTATTATTGATATCGCTGTAAAACTTTATGCCATGGCTCAAATTGAGGCCATTATGATGGAAAGAGAAGAAATAATGCCAGAAACAATTAGTCAGGTGGCTAGTAAGCATTTGCAACTTGTTAGGCCAATGATTCAGGCTTTGAAGTCGGGCAACATTAGTAAGATTGCAAAGTTTGAAGATATCAGTACAGTGGACGTAGATTTTTTAGGATTTATGGAAAAAGAAAGGGCTTCTGTTGATTTGCAAATGAAGATGGAGGCAATAAAAAGAACACAAAAGAAAAAAGAACAAGAAATGAGTATTTCAATAAAAGAAAAGGCAATTTTGAAACTTATAGAATTGGATTTTGAACCTACCGAGGTTCAAAAGGTTGTAGAAGAAATTACTGAAAAAGAGGCGAATTTGGATATCAACGAACTGGTTGTTAAGACCATACAGGGTATATCCGCTTCAACTAAACGAAATAAAAAACGAAAGAAAGAAGAATCTTCTGTAGAGAATGATATAAGGACCTTAGTTGTTGAATGTCGTAAGGAAAACAAAACAGCCTATGAAGGTCTTGGTAATGGGGGTTTTATCAAGAGTTATGAATACGATTTCGGTCAGACAGGGTGA
- a CDS encoding Mu transposase C-terminal domain-containing protein, whose amino-acid sequence MLVVNNLISFTTSENEKVVERVLWLNKAHDYGYFFNIHSISLPYEMNISEVEDGLNKGSMVIVEKDPFRRLINENDIPEKHLSLRDNAWEIIKDIVKLEPFVYHSAERRKLILKICEVHNVHESTVIRYLKKYWQRGKTKNALLPDYYLCGGKGKEKRASEIKRGRPRKHGQVTGEGINIDENIKKIFRSAINKHYYSSAEKSLTLTYELMLKDYFSMDSKVKGKVEIPVIKSYGELPSLNQFRYWFEKERDIKKEISQRKGRKNYDQNHRAIIGESTTEALGPGAVYQIDATVGDLYLLSRFNRDWIIGRPVIYSVMDVYSRMIVGLYIGLEGPSWAGAMMALANAASDKVSFCRDFGIEIEKHEWPAAHLPESILADRGELEGSKVEPLINNFGIKILNTPSYRADLKGIIEQHFRVTNTRTKAFLPGSVKPVKERGDRDYRLEAQLDIYQFTQVIIKCVLYHNNQHYLTNYQREEMMVEDGIESIPIQLWEWGINNKSGKLRHASEDIVKLNLMPTGKATVTAKGIAYKGLLYGSKQSLKERWFEKARNRGTWKIEISYDPRNMDYIYLRAEDGLSFDKCFLLEHQQRYKGKVVEEVDYLLEYEKLKERQHKEKTIQSKVDLNTEIEEIVNQAKQKTSQNQTNQTSNRSKIGSIRENRTVEKMIQREEEAFELNKSNIENSEVVPFNQSESMRDTGYDLLLRKQKEALNKKDE is encoded by the coding sequence ATGCTTGTAGTGAATAATCTTATTTCCTTTACTACGTCAGAAAACGAGAAAGTAGTTGAAAGGGTATTATGGCTTAATAAAGCACATGATTATGGGTACTTTTTTAATATTCATTCCATCTCTCTGCCCTATGAAATGAATATTTCAGAAGTAGAAGACGGACTTAACAAGGGTAGCATGGTTATTGTTGAAAAAGACCCTTTCAGACGGTTGATAAATGAAAATGATATTCCTGAAAAGCATCTGTCCTTACGTGACAATGCTTGGGAGATCATAAAGGATATCGTGAAGTTAGAACCATTTGTTTACCACTCAGCAGAAAGGAGAAAATTAATTCTAAAAATATGTGAAGTCCACAATGTTCATGAAAGTACAGTTATTCGCTACTTAAAGAAGTATTGGCAACGCGGTAAAACCAAAAATGCCCTTTTACCTGATTATTATCTCTGTGGGGGTAAGGGTAAGGAAAAGAGGGCAAGTGAAATAAAAAGAGGAAGGCCTAGAAAGCATGGACAGGTTACAGGAGAAGGAATAAATATTGATGAAAATATTAAAAAAATATTTAGGTCTGCTATAAACAAGCATTATTACTCCTCTGCTGAAAAATCACTAACTCTTACCTACGAATTAATGTTAAAAGATTATTTTAGCATGGACAGTAAAGTGAAAGGAAAAGTAGAAATACCCGTAATAAAATCCTATGGAGAGTTACCTTCACTAAATCAATTTAGATATTGGTTTGAAAAGGAAAGAGACATAAAAAAGGAAATCAGCCAAAGAAAAGGTCGAAAAAACTATGACCAAAATCATAGAGCAATTATTGGGGAGTCTACAACCGAAGCATTAGGTCCCGGTGCAGTTTATCAGATTGATGCAACGGTAGGCGACTTGTACCTGTTATCAAGATTTAATCGTGATTGGATAATTGGACGACCTGTAATTTATTCTGTAATGGATGTTTATAGCAGAATGATCGTAGGTCTATATATTGGATTGGAAGGTCCATCTTGGGCTGGTGCAATGATGGCTTTGGCTAATGCTGCCTCTGATAAAGTTAGTTTTTGTCGGGACTTCGGAATTGAGATTGAAAAACATGAGTGGCCTGCAGCACATCTTCCAGAATCTATTTTGGCTGACCGAGGAGAATTAGAGGGAAGTAAAGTTGAGCCCCTAATTAATAACTTCGGAATAAAAATTCTAAATACACCCTCTTACAGGGCTGATTTAAAGGGAATAATTGAACAGCATTTCCGAGTGACCAATACAAGAACGAAGGCTTTTCTGCCGGGTTCAGTAAAGCCTGTTAAAGAACGTGGGGATCGTGATTACCGTTTGGAAGCACAATTGGATATTTACCAGTTTACTCAAGTGATTATTAAATGTGTTTTATATCATAATAATCAACATTATCTTACAAACTATCAGCGTGAAGAAATGATGGTGGAGGACGGCATAGAGTCTATTCCAATACAACTTTGGGAATGGGGGATAAACAACAAATCTGGAAAGTTACGTCATGCTTCAGAAGATATTGTAAAACTTAATCTCATGCCAACGGGCAAGGCTACTGTAACTGCAAAAGGGATTGCGTATAAAGGGTTACTATATGGTTCAAAACAGTCCTTAAAGGAAAGGTGGTTTGAAAAAGCACGGAATCGGGGGACTTGGAAAATTGAAATAAGTTATGATCCAAGAAATATGGATTATATATATTTACGGGCTGAAGATGGTTTGAGTTTTGATAAATGTTTTTTATTGGAACATCAACAACGTTATAAGGGCAAGGTAGTTGAAGAAGTCGATTATTTGCTAGAATACGAGAAACTGAAAGAAAGGCAACACAAGGAGAAGACAATACAGTCAAAAGTTGATTTAAATACTGAAATCGAGGAAATTGTAAATCAGGCTAAACAGAAAACATCTCAAAATCAAACGAATCAAACCAGTAATAGAAGCAAGATTGGAAGCATACGAGAAAACCGTACTGTTGAAAAAATGATTCAACGTGAAGAAGAGGCCTTTGAATTAAATAAAAGTAATATAGAAAACTCAGAGGTTGTTCCTTTTAATCAATCTGAAAGTATGAGGGATACAGGGTATGATTTGTTGTTGAGAAAGCAGAAGGAGGCTTTAAATAAAAAAGATGAATAG
- a CDS encoding heteromeric transposase endonuclease subunit TnsA produces MTKRNQSWNENKYNRFVKEGRGQGAGKEYKPWLTIQDFPSMGRVSRILGWKSGRVHHLFSDLQARYFYMLEWEDAVVDIREHFPLLDLEDTIQQKSDLNFKLFTDKESGYPYTLSTNFLITINRADGVNLYLARSIKMASELEKKMTLERLEIERRYWTEKGIDWGVVTQKEISNVVAKNIEWVHSSLFSYAERGFTQDELIYLGNALIERLIDAKHSVRKITADFDKEFNNDSGTGLFVFKFLIASKQIGIDMTNQINVNLSNPIIEVKPRITHEEAKRKCL; encoded by the coding sequence ATGACAAAACGTAATCAATCTTGGAATGAGAATAAATATAATCGGTTTGTTAAAGAAGGACGAGGACAAGGAGCAGGTAAGGAATATAAACCGTGGTTGACTATTCAGGATTTTCCTTCTATGGGGCGGGTATCAAGAATACTTGGGTGGAAGAGTGGTAGGGTACATCATTTATTTTCGGATTTGCAGGCTCGATACTTTTATATGTTGGAGTGGGAAGATGCGGTTGTGGACATACGAGAACATTTTCCCCTATTGGATCTTGAAGATACTATACAACAGAAATCAGATTTGAATTTTAAACTTTTTACAGATAAGGAAAGTGGATACCCATATACACTAAGTACTAATTTCTTAATAACAATAAATAGAGCCGATGGAGTTAATTTGTATTTAGCAAGAAGCATAAAAATGGCTTCGGAACTTGAGAAGAAAATGACATTAGAAAGATTAGAAATTGAACGCCGATATTGGACGGAAAAAGGAATAGACTGGGGAGTTGTTACGCAAAAAGAAATTTCTAATGTGGTTGCAAAAAATATTGAATGGGTGCATTCTTCCTTATTTTCATATGCTGAAAGAGGCTTTACACAGGATGAACTGATTTATTTAGGTAACGCTTTAATAGAAAGATTAATAGATGCCAAGCATTCAGTTAGAAAGATAACTGCTGATTTTGACAAGGAGTTTAATAACGATTCGGGTACAGGGTTATTTGTGTTCAAGTTCTTAATTGCTTCAAAACAGATTGGAATAGATATGACTAATCAAATTAATGTAAATCTATCCAACCCAATAATTGAAGTAAAGCCACGAATTACGCATGAGGAGGCAAAAAGAAAATGCTTGTAG
- a CDS encoding YnfA family protein: MIYTIVLFIFAGFAEIGGGYLIWLWLREGKPFYWGAFGGLALALYGIIATFQTFPLFGRVYAAYGGVFIVLSVLWGWGIDKRTPDLYDWIGAGICLVGVSVMLFAPRQ, encoded by the coding sequence ATGATTTACACAATTGTATTGTTTATATTTGCTGGATTTGCAGAGATTGGTGGAGGTTATCTTATCTGGCTATGGTTAAGAGAAGGTAAGCCATTTTATTGGGGTGCTTTCGGAGGACTAGCCTTAGCGTTATATGGTATTATTGCCACATTTCAAACATTCCCATTATTCGGCAGAGTATATGCTGCCTATGGAGGAGTATTTATTGTTCTTTCTGTATTGTGGGGATGGGGGATTGATAAAAGAACACCTGATTTATACGATTGGATAGGTGCTGGTATATGTTTAGTGGGTGTTTCAGTAATGTTATTTGCACCTCGCCAATAA
- the glmS gene encoding glutamine--fructose-6-phosphate transaminase (isomerizing) yields MCGIVGYIGNQDSKEVLLKGLEKLEYRGYDSAGIALMNDDGVQVFKEKGRIADLRSIVDYDLLANTGIGHTRWATHGVPSQSNAHPHKSNSGRFTLVHNGVIENYELIKNEYLMDVSLQSDTDTEIIVQLIELLVNKGTDVENAFCQTLGLLKGSYAIALLDEQNSDIIYVAKNKSPLLVGIGEDFNVVASDALAMLQVTDRFVEIMDKEIVIVTKNEVTIKTLSGEVVQRNPYRAELDASDIEKGTYPHFMLKEIDEQPLVLRKIIQKYRSENGELEVDEDIVKAVKDADRIYIIAAGTSYHAGLVGKQFIEKLAAVPVEVHIASEFGYNIPLLSEKPLFIFISQSGETADSRAVLVQIKELGHKALTITNVPGSTLSREADYTLLLHAGPEIAVASTKAYTAQLGVLAILAEVVAKSKNIEVDFDLSRELGIVANAMEVLCDTKEEFEKMASEYVATTRNAFFIGRGVDYYVCLEGSLKLKEISYIQAEGFAGGELKHGTIALIEDGTPIIALATQESVNLSIRGNVKEVVARGANPCIISMKGLEMADDRFVIPEVHELLTPLISVIPMQLFAYYAALHRNCDVDKPRNLAKSVTVE; encoded by the coding sequence ATGTGTGGAATAGTAGGATATATTGGTAATCAAGATTCAAAAGAGGTTTTATTAAAGGGATTAGAAAAGCTGGAATATAGAGGATATGATTCTGCCGGTATCGCATTAATGAATGATGATGGTGTTCAAGTGTTTAAAGAAAAAGGTCGTATTGCTGATCTACGTAGTATCGTGGATTATGATCTTTTAGCTAATACAGGTATTGGTCACACACGCTGGGCTACACATGGTGTACCAAGTCAATCAAATGCACATCCGCACAAAAGTAATTCTGGCCGTTTTACACTTGTTCATAACGGTGTAATCGAAAACTACGAATTAATTAAGAATGAGTATTTAATGGATGTATCATTACAAAGTGATACAGATACTGAAATTATCGTTCAGCTAATTGAGTTATTGGTTAACAAAGGAACAGATGTGGAGAACGCCTTCTGTCAAACTCTTGGGCTATTGAAGGGTTCTTATGCGATAGCCTTACTGGATGAACAAAATTCGGATATCATCTATGTAGCCAAAAATAAAAGCCCTCTTTTAGTTGGAATCGGGGAAGATTTCAATGTCGTTGCCAGTGATGCATTGGCAATGCTACAGGTTACAGACCGTTTTGTTGAAATCATGGATAAGGAAATCGTTATTGTTACGAAAAACGAAGTAACCATCAAAACACTTTCCGGTGAAGTGGTACAGCGTAACCCATACCGTGCTGAATTGGATGCTAGTGATATTGAAAAAGGAACCTATCCGCATTTTATGCTGAAGGAAATTGACGAACAGCCACTAGTACTACGTAAAATTATTCAAAAGTATCGCAGTGAAAATGGCGAATTGGAAGTTGATGAGGACATTGTGAAGGCAGTGAAAGATGCCGATCGTATCTATATTATTGCTGCTGGAACATCTTATCATGCAGGCCTAGTAGGAAAGCAGTTTATTGAGAAATTGGCTGCCGTTCCTGTCGAAGTTCATATTGCTAGTGAGTTTGGCTATAACATTCCATTATTATCTGAAAAGCCGCTGTTTATTTTTATCTCACAAAGCGGTGAAACTGCTGATAGCCGTGCTGTTCTGGTTCAAATTAAAGAGCTTGGCCATAAAGCATTAACGATTACAAATGTTCCCGGCTCCACGCTATCGAGAGAAGCAGACTATACATTATTGCTGCATGCTGGTCCTGAAATTGCGGTTGCTTCTACAAAAGCCTATACAGCTCAATTAGGAGTATTGGCAATCCTCGCTGAAGTGGTTGCAAAGAGCAAGAATATCGAAGTCGACTTCGATCTTTCTCGAGAACTTGGAATTGTTGCTAATGCGATGGAGGTCCTTTGTGACACCAAAGAAGAATTTGAAAAAATGGCTAGTGAGTATGTTGCAACAACTCGAAATGCCTTCTTTATTGGCCGTGGCGTAGACTACTATGTATGTCTTGAAGGCTCATTGAAATTAAAGGAAATTTCTTATATTCAGGCTGAAGGCTTTGCAGGTGGAGAGTTAAAGCATGGAACGATTGCTTTAATTGAAGACGGTACTCCAATTATTGCCTTAGCTACACAGGAAAGTGTGAACTTAAGTATTCGCGGTAATGTAAAAGAGGTCGTTGCCCGCGGAGCAAATCCATGTATTATCTCCATGAAGGGACTTGAAATGGCTGATGACCGTTTCGTGATTCCGGAGGTGCATGAACTATTAACACCTCTTATCTCTGTAATCCCAATGCAGCTCTTCGCTTACTACGCAGCCCTGCACCGCAACTGCGATGTCGATAAGCCGCGTAATCTAGCAAAATCTGTTACGGTTGAGTAA
- the glmM gene encoding phosphoglucosamine mutase, translated as MGKYFGTDGVRGVANSELTPELAFKLGRFGGFVLTKNHARPKVLIGRDTRISGHMLEGALVAGLLSIGAEVMRLGVISTPGVSYLTKAMGAQAGVMISASHNPVADNGIKFFGPDGFKLSDEQENEIEKLMDLEEDQLPRPIGAELGLVNDYFEGVQKYLQYLKQTVDEDFSDIHIALDCAHGATSNLATYLFADLDADISTMGASPNGLNINEGVGSTHPEALAAFLKEKGADVGLAFDGDGDRIIAVDENGEIVDGDQIMYICAKYMKEHGLLKQSTVVSTVMSNLGFYKALETQGIHSISTAVGDRYVVEEMKKNGYNLGGEQSGHIIFLDYNTTGDGLLTGVQLINIMKMTNKPLSELAAEMKKYPQKLVNIRVKDKHHVTDNEKVSKVIQEVEEEMNGNGRILVRPSGTEPLVRVMAEASTEELCESYVSRIAQVVENEMGLTE; from the coding sequence ATGGGTAAATATTTCGGTACTGATGGAGTCAGAGGAGTGGCAAATAGTGAGTTAACTCCGGAACTGGCTTTCAAATTAGGACGCTTTGGTGGTTTTGTATTAACGAAAAACCATGCTCGGCCAAAGGTATTAATTGGACGTGACACACGTATTTCTGGGCACATGCTAGAAGGGGCTCTTGTAGCTGGACTTCTCTCCATTGGCGCGGAAGTCATGCGTTTAGGCGTTATTTCTACACCAGGAGTATCCTATTTAACAAAAGCAATGGGAGCTCAGGCAGGAGTGATGATTTCTGCTTCTCATAACCCAGTGGCTGACAATGGAATTAAATTTTTTGGTCCTGATGGATTTAAATTATCTGATGAGCAGGAAAATGAAATAGAGAAGCTAATGGACCTGGAAGAAGATCAACTGCCAAGACCGATTGGTGCTGAATTAGGCTTGGTAAATGATTACTTTGAAGGTGTGCAAAAGTATTTACAGTATTTAAAACAAACAGTGGACGAGGATTTCTCAGATATACATATTGCATTAGACTGTGCACATGGAGCCACATCGAACCTTGCCACCTATTTATTTGCTGATCTTGACGCTGATATCTCGACAATGGGCGCGTCACCTAATGGGCTGAATATTAACGAGGGTGTCGGTTCCACACACCCTGAAGCTCTGGCAGCCTTTTTAAAGGAAAAGGGAGCGGATGTTGGCCTTGCCTTTGACGGTGATGGCGACCGCATCATTGCAGTTGATGAAAATGGCGAAATCGTTGATGGCGACCAGATTATGTATATTTGTGCAAAGTATATGAAAGAGCATGGTTTACTTAAGCAGAGTACAGTTGTATCGACAGTTATGAGTAATCTAGGTTTTTATAAAGCATTGGAGACACAAGGGATTCATAGCATTTCAACTGCTGTCGGTGACCGCTATGTCGTTGAAGAAATGAAGAAGAACGGCTATAATCTGGGCGGTGAGCAGTCAGGGCATATTATCTTCCTTGATTACAACACAACCGGAGATGGATTGTTAACAGGTGTTCAACTAATAAATATTATGAAGATGACAAATAAGCCATTATCAGAGCTTGCAGCGGAAATGAAGAAATATCCGCAAAAGCTTGTGAATATTCGTGTGAAGGACAAGCACCATGTAACGGATAATGAAAAGGTAAGTAAGGTCATTCAAGAGGTTGAAGAGGAAATGAACGGGAATGGAAGAATCCTCGTTCGTCCTTCAGGAACAGAACCTCTTGTACGTGTTATGGCCGAAGCATCAACAGAGGAGCTTTGCGAATCCTATGTCAGCCGCATTGCACAGGTCGTTGAAAATGAAATGGGATTAACGGAATAG